The segment CGTCGTACCATTGGTGCGTTCCGGGTGTACCGTCATACTTGAATTCATTCCCGACCGCGTCCCAGGTTTTTCCGCCATTGTCGGAGCGCTGAATCACCTGGCCGAACCAACCGCTGGTCTGTGACGCGTAGATCCGATTGGGATTCATCGGTGATCCTTTCATATGGTAGATCTCCCAACCGGCAAAAAAAGGGCCTTTGATGTTCCATTTTTTTCGTTTGCCGTCCGAGGTTAGAATAAAAGCGCCTTTTTTTGTTCCGACGAGAACGCGTACTTTCTTCATACTCGATCCTCCGCTAAATAATTGAAGCCCGTACTTCTACACCATGACCTAAAGGTGTACCGTTGAGCCTAGTAATTTCAAAAATGAATTTTCAGGAAATTTCGTTAAAATAGAATAAATACTTTATTTTGTCAAGCAAGCGTATCGATAAAGAAAAAATGATATGCGCTTATTCAAGCCATTCAAAAAGATATATGGAATCATATTCGACGTTGAATTTTTCAAGAAGTTTCTTGTATTCTACTTTGAATGTGGTTTTTGAATGATGTTTCTCCTGGTTCTTGATATAGGAAATAACCCTATCAAGATGTGAATATGGTCGCGCATGCCGTTGATGGCGATCAGTTTTTGGGCTTTATTTCTAATAATGCCTGCTATGTATTTGTATAATTCCGTTTTGTGAATATTCGGAATGATGTTTTGGCGGCCTTTGACGGAAAAAACAATGTACGTAAATTTGGCTGTACGTGTTAGCCATACATTTCACTCCTACGGAGCTAAATTTTGTTTATGTAATTATTTCTATAAATATTTCGTCCCTACGGGACGAATACTTGACGTTTTGCATATTAGCACCGGCGGGGCGCAATTTGTATAGATAAATGAACATCATTAATTCAAAAAACCCCGGCGGGGCGACATTGCGTATGCATAAAATTAAAAAACCATTCTCGCAAAAAAATGATAGATCAAGCAGGTTCATTAGTTTTAAAAAATCGGCGCTTTCACATGGCTATCCTCATCACAACCGCTTCACGATCAACAACGACAGATCATCATTTGCTCTTGCATCGCCCACAAAACGGCCAAGTTGGTTTGTTACCGTTTCCCCGATATGCTGCGCATCGAAATGGCCGATCTGTGACAACAGTTTTGTGAGACGTTCCGTTCCGTAAAATTCACCTGCTTCATTGCACCCTTCTGTCAGCCCGTCGGAATACGCAAATAAAACCTCGCCGCGTTGCAGTTCGATTGTCTGTTCAGAATAATCTGTTTTATTGGATAACCCAAGCGCGAGTTCGCCTCTTGATAATTCCTTGACCCCTTGAGCGGAAATGACCAGCGGCGGCATGTGCCCTGCATTTACGAATCGTATCTGATTCTCTTCGGGTTTGATTTCGATGTATAACAGCGAAGCAAAAATACTCGGAAGACTATCGCGATGAAAAATCGCGTTGACCTTGGAACAAAATGCCGATAATGAATCGTGATCGGATGCGAGCGCACGTACGGTAGCCTGAAGCTTTGCAGTAAGCAATGCCGCGCGAAGGCCTTTGCCCGCTACATCCGCCATGATTAGGCCGGCGCGTTCCGGACTGATGCGAAGAAAATCAACCAGATCGCCGCCCACTTCATTAGCCGGCCGCGTATAGAGCCATAGCGACCATCCGGAAACCTGCGGGCAGCGTTCCGGTGCAAGCGCTTGCTGGACCTTACGTCCGGATTCCAGTTCGCTGTGCGCCAGCAGTTTATCCTTTAATTCAAGCAACAGCACGAACAAGATCAAAATTCCGCCAAGCAAATTATTATCGTTGATCCTTGCGTTCCCGAGCTGAATGGCAAAGCCCGCATTGGTAAAGAATATACCGAGCAGGAGCAACAGGCGCCTGGTTGGCGTAAGTTTGAAGAACATGCTTTTCAGCAGCCACCATACAAAGAAAATCCAGCGTTTGATCACATTCATTTCAACCAGTCTGGATTTTTTTTCGGTATCAATATAGAAATCGCGCAATTCACGATACTCCCGCCGGATATTGTCAAAGTGCCCGCCGGATTGAACGTCGTGACGGATCGTATTGAATATCCCGGGATCGTTT is part of the bacterium genome and harbors:
- a CDS encoding serine/threonine-protein phosphatase, whose product is MSNENSTKKNDPGIFNTIRHDVQSGGHFDNIRREYRELRDFYIDTEKKSRLVEMNVIKRWIFFVWWLLKSMFFKLTPTRRLLLLLGIFFTNAGFAIQLGNARINDNNLLGGILILFVLLLELKDKLLAHSELESGRKVQQALAPERCPQVSGWSLWLYTRPANEVGGDLVDFLRISPERAGLIMADVAGKGLRAALLTAKLQATVRALASDHDSLSAFCSKVNAIFHRDSLPSIFASLLYIEIKPEENQIRFVNAGHMPPLVISAQGVKELSRGELALGLSNKTDYSEQTIELQRGEVLFAYSDGLTEGCNEAGEFYGTERLTKLLSQIGHFDAQHIGETVTNQLGRFVGDARANDDLSLLIVKRL